The following is a genomic window from Deltaproteobacteria bacterium.
GCGTGGTGATGGTTTTTGCGGCAGGGTTCTCGCCGATACCATTTAAGCTATTTACTGTAGCCAGTGGTGTTGTGGGATTACCGTTGATGCCATTCTTGGGTGCAGCGGCGTTGAGTCGTGGACTGCGCTTCTTTCTGGTGGCGGGCCTGC
Proteins encoded in this region:
- a CDS encoding DedA family protein, with amino-acid sequence VVMVFAAGFSPIPFKLFTVASGVVGLPLMPFLGAAALSRGLRFFLVAGLLKRFGEPVKDIIDKYFNQLALLFCVLLVTGFMVVKVIL